A genomic segment from Polyangium mundeleinium encodes:
- a CDS encoding SUMF1/EgtB/PvdO family nonheme iron enzyme, with translation MQSLTSIPLGLLLAVALTGCGRTDAENARRLAVSPRGARLVSIPGATFSFRESMATNRTVVTVQPFQIEATEVTVSGYAACVGAKACLVPAGEGRVEKFHEPMCNWGKPGRGDHPINCVSPSEAEAYCKWNGGRRLPTIYEAYWAALGDARMSESERLGERHRTYPWGRDEPEKIEHCWQRGAMGGTQGGVVSPITSSAPPVAVDLGTCPVASYTGDRSPFGLYDTAGNVAEFVFDPKPITCISMEGELPCPREKMFRVTGGTWHDHGLMGNQSPADNHPVASERHPWYGFRCVAGAT, from the coding sequence ATGCAATCCCTGACGAGCATCCCGCTCGGCCTCTTGCTCGCCGTCGCCCTGACTGGCTGCGGCCGGACGGATGCGGAGAACGCGAGGCGCTTGGCGGTCTCGCCGCGGGGCGCGCGCCTGGTCTCGATCCCAGGCGCGACCTTCTCGTTCCGCGAATCGATGGCCACGAACCGCACCGTCGTCACGGTGCAACCCTTCCAGATCGAAGCGACGGAGGTAACGGTCTCCGGGTATGCCGCGTGTGTCGGCGCGAAGGCGTGTCTCGTGCCTGCCGGCGAAGGCCGCGTCGAGAAGTTCCACGAGCCGATGTGCAACTGGGGCAAGCCTGGCCGCGGCGATCACCCGATCAATTGCGTGAGCCCGTCCGAAGCGGAGGCCTACTGCAAGTGGAACGGCGGCCGCCGCCTGCCGACGATTTACGAGGCGTACTGGGCCGCGCTCGGCGACGCGCGCATGAGCGAATCGGAGCGGCTCGGCGAGCGGCACCGCACCTATCCGTGGGGCCGCGACGAGCCGGAGAAGATCGAGCATTGCTGGCAACGCGGCGCGATGGGCGGGACGCAGGGCGGCGTGGTCTCCCCGATCACGAGCAGCGCGCCGCCGGTCGCCGTGGATCTCGGCACGTGCCCGGTCGCGAGTTACACGGGGGATCGGAGTCCCTTCGGGCTTTACGATACGGCGGGGAACGTGGCGGAGTTCGTGTTCGACCCGAAGCCGATCACGTGCATTTCGATGGAAGGCGAGCTCCCGTGTCCGCGGGAAAAGATGTTCCGCGTGACGGGAGGGACCTGGCACGATCACGGGCTCATGGGCAACCAGTCGCCGGCGGACAACCATCCCGTCGCGAGCGAGCGGCACCCTTGGTATGGGTTTCGGTGTGTGGCGGGGGCGACCTGA
- a CDS encoding HTTM domain-containing protein: protein MTEPGSIRASYFSIDRRLLGLFRIYLGVVLLGDLGRRLPELALFYSDEGVLPSHLSLFAPLASPNFSLLHAFTSPGEVSFAFVLFACVYLALFAGFHTRIAQILALLVWTSLGARNLFLENSGNAAMAALLVWTTFLPLGDRYSVDAWRKARRGEPEGDRAFTSLAVLALALQIAAIYLLNAVQKSGATWRVGEAVHDVLWQHRLTTSVAGVLRLHEPAWLSPALSWLTLAIEWSAPLLVLSPLRTGATRTLHFVLTTALHLGIAALFSVGVFSWAMIGFNLLLLPPVAVDALLRRATFSAWLSRSTPAPSLPSSIPSPFQEHVHRWARALRETAVLLVMITIGAQITQDNAVVPMWLRVPPPFPTPVRYLRLIQGWNQFAPEAPRHDGTFVVDARTESGRHIDPLTGAPPDFDVLLRGPGAMSQLRCEYFYHVRREPFARYRDALARWLLDWHRREGLAASERIVELDVWWVSADAPPPGETTPRNLRKALLLHHP, encoded by the coding sequence ATGACCGAACCCGGATCCATCCGGGCGTCGTATTTCTCGATCGATCGGCGCCTGCTGGGTCTGTTTCGGATCTACCTCGGCGTGGTCCTGCTCGGGGATCTCGGCCGCAGGCTGCCCGAGCTCGCGCTTTTCTACAGCGACGAAGGCGTCTTGCCTTCCCACCTGTCGCTGTTCGCGCCGCTCGCATCCCCGAACTTCTCGCTCCTGCACGCCTTCACCTCGCCGGGCGAGGTGTCCTTCGCGTTCGTCCTGTTCGCGTGTGTTTATCTCGCGCTATTTGCGGGCTTTCATACGAGGATTGCGCAGATCCTCGCGCTCCTCGTCTGGACGAGCCTCGGCGCGCGCAACCTCTTCCTGGAGAACTCGGGCAACGCAGCCATGGCGGCGCTGCTCGTGTGGACGACGTTCCTCCCGCTCGGCGATCGGTATTCCGTCGACGCCTGGCGAAAGGCGCGTCGTGGAGAGCCTGAGGGCGATAGGGCCTTCACCTCGCTCGCCGTGCTTGCCCTCGCGCTCCAGATCGCCGCGATCTACCTGCTCAACGCTGTGCAGAAGAGCGGCGCGACGTGGCGCGTGGGCGAGGCGGTGCACGATGTCCTCTGGCAACACCGCCTCACCACGTCGGTCGCGGGTGTGCTTCGCCTGCACGAACCCGCGTGGCTATCGCCTGCGCTGTCGTGGCTCACGCTCGCCATCGAATGGAGCGCGCCGTTGCTCGTGTTGTCTCCGCTGCGGACAGGCGCCACGCGGACGCTCCACTTCGTGCTCACCACGGCGCTGCACCTCGGCATCGCGGCGCTCTTTTCGGTGGGCGTCTTTTCCTGGGCGATGATCGGCTTCAACCTGCTGCTGTTGCCGCCGGTAGCCGTCGACGCCCTGCTCCGTCGCGCCACCTTTTCTGCGTGGCTCTCCCGGTCGACCCCGGCGCCGAGCCTCCCGTCGTCGATTCCTTCGCCCTTTCAAGAACACGTTCATCGCTGGGCACGCGCGCTCCGCGAGACGGCGGTGCTCCTCGTGATGATCACGATCGGCGCGCAGATCACCCAGGACAATGCCGTCGTGCCGATGTGGCTGCGCGTGCCTCCGCCTTTTCCCACGCCGGTCCGTTATCTGCGCCTGATTCAGGGCTGGAACCAATTCGCCCCCGAGGCGCCGCGCCACGACGGGACCTTCGTCGTGGATGCACGAACCGAATCCGGTCGGCACATCGACCCGCTCACCGGAGCGCCGCCCGATTTCGACGTGCTCTTGCGCGGGCCGGGCGCGATGAGCCAGCTCCGATGCGAGTATTTCTATCACGTGCGGCGTGAGCCCTTCGCGCGCTACCGCGATGCGCTCGCGCGATGGCTGCTCGACTGGCACCGTCGTGAGGGGCTCGCCGCCTCCGAGCGGATCGTGGAGCTCGACGTCTGGTGGGTCTCCGCCGATGCCCCGCCGCCCGGCGAGACGACGCCCCGCAATCTACGGAAGGCGCTGCTTCTCCATCACCCTTGA
- a CDS encoding radical SAM/SPASM domain-containing protein — protein sequence MIPSREADGFEPPVPTPLLTPRTVLVRNRSLPVAPLADPPRRHLPLAGPSRGVDQAWRPIYVIWEITLRCDLACHHCGSRAGRARPEELSTEEALDLVRQMRDLEVTEITLIGGEAYLRDDWDVIAKAIVDAGMICTITTGGRGFSAERARRAKAAGVRSVSVSIDGLAATHDMLRGVKGSHASAMESLRNTKAAGLVVNANTQIGRLNLAEIPAVFDGLIAAGVDTWQVQITVAMGRAADQPEVLLEPWQMLEVMPMLAALKERGDQHGLRIWPANNIGYFGPYEHVLRGSFPMGYNGSCGAGRTLLGIEANGDLKGCPSLPSQAYVGGNIRERSLQEVWEQTDALRFTRDRTVDELWGHCGDCYYGDACMAGCSWTAHVLFGRRGNNPFCHHRSLELLRKGRRERLVPAEAASGKPFDHGRFELIEEDWPAHDLDDARRRYGLAPVVP from the coding sequence TTGATCCCTTCCCGTGAAGCCGACGGCTTCGAGCCGCCGGTGCCCACACCTCTCCTCACGCCGCGAACGGTCCTCGTCCGCAATCGTTCGCTCCCCGTGGCGCCGCTGGCCGATCCGCCGCGACGTCATTTGCCGCTCGCGGGTCCTTCGCGTGGCGTCGACCAGGCCTGGCGGCCGATCTACGTGATCTGGGAGATCACGCTGCGCTGCGATCTCGCCTGTCATCACTGCGGATCACGCGCTGGGCGAGCGCGACCCGAGGAGCTCTCCACCGAGGAGGCGCTCGACCTCGTGCGGCAGATGCGCGACCTCGAGGTCACGGAAATCACGCTGATCGGCGGCGAGGCGTATCTGCGTGACGATTGGGACGTCATCGCGAAGGCGATCGTCGACGCCGGAATGATCTGCACGATCACCACGGGAGGTCGAGGTTTCTCCGCGGAACGCGCGCGGCGCGCGAAGGCCGCGGGTGTGCGCAGCGTGTCGGTGTCGATCGACGGGCTCGCCGCGACACACGACATGTTGCGCGGCGTGAAGGGCAGCCACGCGAGCGCGATGGAGTCGCTCCGGAACACGAAGGCGGCGGGCCTCGTGGTCAACGCCAACACGCAGATCGGCCGCCTCAACCTCGCCGAGATCCCCGCTGTGTTCGACGGGTTGATCGCGGCGGGCGTCGACACCTGGCAGGTGCAGATCACGGTCGCCATGGGGCGCGCCGCCGACCAGCCCGAGGTGCTGCTCGAGCCGTGGCAGATGCTGGAGGTGATGCCGATGCTCGCGGCCTTGAAAGAGCGCGGCGATCAGCACGGCCTGCGCATCTGGCCCGCCAACAACATCGGCTATTTCGGCCCGTACGAGCACGTGCTGCGGGGCTCGTTCCCCATGGGATACAACGGCTCCTGCGGCGCGGGCCGCACGTTGCTCGGCATCGAGGCCAACGGCGATCTCAAGGGTTGCCCGTCGCTACCGTCGCAAGCGTACGTGGGCGGCAACATCCGGGAGCGATCGTTGCAAGAGGTCTGGGAACAGACCGATGCGCTGCGCTTCACGCGTGATCGCACCGTGGACGAGTTGTGGGGCCACTGCGGCGATTGCTACTACGGCGACGCCTGCATGGCCGGTTGTAGCTGGACGGCGCACGTGCTCTTTGGGCGACGCGGCAACAACCCATTTTGCCATCACCGCTCGCTCGAACTTTTGCGCAAGGGGCGACGCGAGCGGCTCGTCCCCGCGGAGGCAGCCTCGGGCAAGCCCTTCGATCACGGGCGTTTCGAGCTGATCGAGGAGGACTGGCCCGCGCACGATCTCGACGACGCGCGGCGACGCTACGGCCTCGCTCCGGTTGTGCCTTGA
- a CDS encoding GAF domain-containing protein — MRGDDGSLGNFSIELLDDGYKAVDPVKKLRYVVRKAPDTAELSPGGQAVAEPPKGRPAVTAPPRVAAPPRATPAPAAAPLPNHRVLSSREVAATASSSLTYREYVYVVPEGTSVDVARRVVLDRFEAVKKALEGVRGVLVNLAVFDHAYEGKPARAPLVTLMWKDWRGEPDVRPPAPQPSKPVAAAAPRPASTPPPAQRAVSTPPPAQRSVSTPPARSPSAPPPAQRSVSTPPARSPSAPPPRAAAGSSPAIKAAVTTTTKSTPPKARVRSAEELMKELEGASTDLHFLSDALEGADFVVSILREQLPSELILVWFHDAEKRELVLVRQQGGKHDRLLARMPDRAGLAQAAIAYKKALVITDAQRDPRAVDARWKAFGIDPKSIACAPAIGGGKTLGLIEIVNPTGGGRYATAEGNALTYVGKELAEFLTIQGVVLDPEKIRATANKAAAR, encoded by the coding sequence ATGCGCGGGGACGACGGGTCGCTCGGAAACTTCTCGATCGAGCTTCTCGACGACGGTTACAAGGCCGTCGATCCTGTAAAGAAGCTCCGCTACGTGGTGCGCAAAGCGCCCGACACGGCCGAGCTCTCCCCCGGCGGGCAAGCCGTAGCCGAGCCGCCGAAGGGCCGGCCGGCCGTCACCGCGCCCCCGCGCGTCGCCGCCCCGCCCCGCGCGACGCCGGCGCCCGCGGCCGCGCCGCTCCCGAACCACCGTGTGCTTTCGAGCCGTGAGGTGGCCGCCACGGCGAGCTCGTCGCTGACGTACCGGGAGTACGTGTACGTCGTGCCCGAGGGGACGTCGGTCGACGTGGCGCGGCGGGTCGTGCTGGATCGGTTCGAGGCCGTGAAGAAGGCGCTCGAAGGCGTGCGCGGCGTGCTCGTGAACCTCGCCGTGTTCGATCACGCCTATGAGGGCAAACCCGCGCGCGCGCCGCTCGTCACGCTGATGTGGAAGGACTGGCGCGGCGAGCCGGACGTGCGTCCGCCGGCGCCGCAGCCGAGCAAGCCCGTGGCCGCAGCCGCGCCGCGTCCCGCTTCGACGCCGCCGCCCGCGCAGCGCGCCGTCTCGACGCCGCCTCCGGCGCAGCGGTCCGTCTCGACGCCGCCTGCGCGTTCGCCCTCGGCGCCGCCGCCCGCGCAGCGGTCCGTCTCGACGCCGCCTGCGCGTTCGCCCTCGGCGCCGCCTCCGCGCGCGGCAGCCGGGTCGAGCCCCGCGATCAAGGCCGCGGTCACGACGACCACGAAGTCCACGCCGCCGAAGGCGCGTGTTCGCTCCGCCGAAGAGCTGATGAAGGAGCTCGAAGGTGCCTCGACGGATCTGCACTTCCTGAGCGACGCGCTCGAAGGCGCCGACTTCGTGGTCTCGATCCTCCGGGAGCAGCTCCCGAGCGAGCTCATCCTCGTCTGGTTCCACGACGCCGAGAAACGCGAGCTCGTTCTCGTGCGCCAGCAGGGCGGCAAGCACGACCGGCTCCTCGCCCGCATGCCCGATCGAGCGGGCCTGGCGCAGGCTGCCATCGCCTACAAGAAGGCCCTCGTCATCACCGACGCGCAGCGCGATCCGCGCGCCGTCGACGCGCGCTGGAAGGCCTTCGGCATCGACCCGAAGAGCATCGCCTGCGCGCCCGCGATCGGCGGCGGCAAGACGCTCGGCCTCATCGAGATCGTGAACCCCACGGGCGGCGGTCGTTACGCCACGGCCGAGGGCAACGCGCTCACCTACGTCGGCAAGGAGCTCGCCGAGTTCCTCACCATCCAGGGCGTCGTGCTCGATCCGGAGAAGATCCGGGCCACGGCGAACAAGGCGGCGGCGCGCTAG
- the crtD gene encoding 1-hydroxycarotenoid 3,4-desaturase CrtD, translating into MANGTSRAVVIGAGVGGLVSALELARRGIDVVVLERAPRVGGKMRQVDVDGRAIDAGPTVMTMRWVLEEVFSSAGASLDAELTLRRAEVLARHAWGEGPTLDLYADLDRSVEAVSTFAGRAEGEGYRRFCAYTQRIYETVQKPFLCSERPSLGSAMVAVGSLGLQGMLSIDGHRTLWKALGEFFQDARLRQLFGRYATYCGSSPFLAPATLNVIAHVERDGVYLVEGGMYRVAEALARVAERLGVTIRCGEHVTELVVSGNRAAGVRLASGERLQADLVVHNGDPAALFQGMLGASGKRAIPAPAERSLSAITWAFVAEARGAYPLTRHNVFFSKDYHEEFRDLFERGVLPREPTVYVCAQDRDDGDHAPSGPERFLCLVNAPARGDQRALTTSEIKPCETAAFSLLERAGLVFPPFAAPPVVTTPSEFDRMFPATGGALYGPASHGWKSPFVRAASRTKIPGLYLAGGAAHPGAGVPMAALSGRLCAKAVIEDLGSTSRSRETVMGGGI; encoded by the coding sequence ATGGCGAACGGGACGAGCCGTGCGGTGGTGATCGGCGCCGGCGTGGGGGGCCTCGTTTCGGCGCTGGAGCTGGCTCGTCGGGGGATCGATGTCGTGGTCCTCGAACGTGCGCCCAGGGTCGGCGGCAAGATGCGGCAGGTCGACGTGGACGGACGCGCGATTGATGCCGGTCCTACGGTCATGACCATGCGTTGGGTCCTCGAAGAGGTGTTTTCTTCGGCGGGAGCCTCGCTCGACGCTGAGCTCACCCTTCGGCGGGCGGAGGTCCTGGCGCGACACGCCTGGGGAGAGGGGCCCACGCTCGATTTGTACGCCGATCTCGACCGTTCCGTCGAGGCCGTATCGACGTTCGCCGGCCGCGCCGAGGGCGAGGGATACCGGCGGTTCTGCGCGTACACGCAGCGCATTTACGAGACCGTGCAGAAGCCGTTTTTGTGTTCGGAGCGCCCGAGCCTCGGCTCGGCGATGGTCGCGGTCGGCTCGCTGGGCCTGCAGGGAATGCTCTCCATCGACGGCCACCGGACCCTCTGGAAGGCCCTCGGCGAGTTTTTCCAAGACGCACGTTTGCGCCAGCTCTTCGGCCGCTACGCCACGTATTGCGGCTCCTCGCCGTTCCTCGCGCCGGCCACGCTCAACGTGATCGCCCACGTCGAGCGCGACGGCGTCTACCTCGTCGAGGGCGGCATGTACCGCGTCGCCGAGGCGCTCGCGCGGGTGGCCGAGCGCCTCGGGGTCACGATTCGCTGCGGCGAGCACGTGACGGAGCTCGTCGTCTCCGGCAACCGGGCCGCGGGCGTGCGCCTCGCCTCGGGCGAGCGCCTCCAGGCCGACCTCGTCGTCCACAATGGAGACCCCGCGGCGCTCTTCCAGGGAATGCTCGGCGCGTCCGGCAAGCGTGCGATTCCGGCCCCTGCGGAGCGTTCGCTCTCGGCCATCACCTGGGCGTTCGTGGCCGAGGCCCGGGGCGCCTATCCGCTCACGCGCCACAACGTCTTTTTCTCGAAGGATTATCACGAGGAGTTCCGCGACCTCTTCGAGCGTGGTGTCTTGCCCCGAGAGCCCACGGTGTATGTCTGCGCCCAGGATCGCGACGACGGGGATCACGCGCCTTCGGGCCCCGAGCGGTTCCTCTGCCTCGTCAATGCGCCGGCCCGCGGGGATCAGCGCGCCCTTACCACTTCGGAGATCAAGCCATGCGAAACAGCAGCGTTCTCGCTCCTCGAACGGGCGGGTCTCGTCTTTCCGCCGTTTGCCGCGCCGCCCGTCGTGACGACACCGAGCGAGTTCGATCGCATGTTCCCGGCGACGGGGGGGGCCCTGTACGGTCCGGCGTCACACGGGTGGAAGTCCCCGTTTGTACGGGCGGCGTCGCGCACGAAGATCCCGGGGCTCTACCTGGCGGGTGGAGCCGCGCATCCGGGGGCGGGCGTGCCGATGGCGGCGCTGAGCGGGCGCCTGTGCGCGAAGGCCGTGATCGAGGACCTCGGTTCGACGAGCCGATCGCGCGAAACGGTTATGGGTGGTGGTATCTAG
- a CDS encoding sensor histidine kinase — translation MQRRRLRERLLYFAIVPAIVFAVLVLGGIALRTTLQIEKARQQTVFDATLTLADERVDRLDKLIIAQDNVVAAHVDIANLNTIARRWLPTASRETPTVRAILVLDLSHESRDVLAFASRAPGREDDAFRRLLLGRLFSSLNFDGDTEELRHLHQIIDQQSILISYWQRTYAARRYLVIAWHDVPRLVHDVFPRLYRDIDRGNSRMNVIDEEGRIVFGPPIKGGEFTVGRPFPTTLYNWRLQIALTSADDLGDKVERQRMVELGMVGFAAIVVLVGVTIIIFASMKERRLAALKSDFVANVSHELKTPLALVRMFGEILLADRVASEDKRRQYLQIIVSESERLTALIENVLDFAKVERGKAAYEFAPGKLEEVVGRAVDVYRYRAERDGIVVHLVSAEDMPEAMLDARAMELAIINLLDNAFKYAKDGGRVDVEVASEDSSVVVRVSDRGPGIDPDEQERIFERFVRGRGAGEQRIRGSGIGLALVKHIAESHGGSIEVKSPITEDGRGSVFVLRIPALRGQAPRKLPIAGAASVA, via the coding sequence ATGCAGCGTCGTCGGCTGCGCGAACGGCTGCTCTATTTCGCGATCGTCCCTGCGATCGTGTTCGCCGTCCTCGTGCTCGGCGGCATCGCGCTGCGCACGACGCTCCAGATCGAGAAGGCCCGCCAGCAGACCGTCTTCGACGCGACGCTCACGCTCGCCGACGAGCGCGTCGACCGCCTCGACAAGCTGATCATCGCGCAGGACAACGTCGTCGCGGCGCACGTCGACATCGCGAACCTCAACACGATCGCGCGCCGCTGGTTGCCGACGGCCTCCCGCGAGACGCCGACGGTGCGCGCGATCCTGGTGCTCGACCTGAGCCACGAGTCGCGCGACGTGCTCGCGTTCGCCTCACGCGCGCCGGGACGCGAGGACGACGCGTTCCGCAGGCTGCTGCTCGGCCGGCTCTTCTCCAGCCTGAACTTCGACGGCGACACGGAGGAGCTGCGCCACCTGCACCAGATCATCGATCAGCAGAGCATCCTGATCAGCTACTGGCAGCGCACCTACGCGGCCCGGCGTTACCTCGTCATCGCCTGGCACGATGTCCCGCGCCTCGTGCACGACGTCTTCCCGCGGCTCTACCGCGACATCGATCGCGGCAACAGCCGCATGAACGTCATCGACGAGGAGGGCCGCATCGTCTTCGGCCCGCCCATCAAAGGCGGCGAGTTCACCGTCGGCCGCCCCTTCCCGACGACGCTCTACAACTGGCGCCTCCAGATCGCGCTCACCAGCGCCGACGACCTCGGCGACAAGGTCGAGCGGCAGCGCATGGTCGAGCTCGGCATGGTCGGCTTCGCGGCGATCGTCGTGCTCGTCGGCGTGACGATCATCATCTTCGCGTCGATGAAGGAGCGCAGGCTCGCCGCGCTGAAGAGCGACTTCGTGGCGAACGTCTCGCACGAGCTCAAGACGCCGCTCGCGCTCGTCCGCATGTTCGGCGAGATCCTGCTCGCCGATCGTGTGGCCAGCGAGGACAAGCGGAGGCAATACCTCCAGATCATCGTGAGCGAGAGCGAGCGGCTCACGGCGCTTATCGAGAACGTCCTCGATTTCGCCAAGGTCGAGCGCGGAAAGGCCGCGTACGAGTTCGCGCCCGGCAAGCTCGAAGAGGTCGTCGGCCGCGCCGTCGACGTCTATCGCTACCGCGCCGAGCGGGACGGCATCGTCGTGCACCTCGTGAGCGCCGAGGACATGCCCGAGGCGATGCTCGACGCCCGCGCCATGGAGCTCGCGATCATCAACCTGCTCGACAACGCCTTCAAGTACGCGAAGGACGGCGGCCGCGTCGACGTCGAGGTCGCCTCCGAGGACAGCTCGGTCGTCGTGCGCGTGAGTGATCGTGGCCCCGGGATCGATCCCGACGAGCAGGAGCGCATCTTCGAGCGCTTCGTGCGCGGGCGGGGGGCGGGCGAGCAACGCATCCGCGGCAGCGGCATCGGGCTCGCGCTGGTCAAGCACATCGCCGAGAGCCACGGCGGCAGCATCGAGGTGAAGAGCCCCATCACGGAAGACGGCCGCGGCAGCGTGTTCGTGCTGCGAATTCCGGCGCTCCGTGGGCAGGCGCCTCGGAAGTTGCCGATCGCAGGGGCTGCCTCCGTGGCGTAG
- a CDS encoding carotenoid 1,2-hydratase — MREGRDRGPRFDEPIARNGYGWWYLDALSDDGRSGVTIIGLLGSVFSPFYAAARKRGLADPLAHCSMNVALYGPQRDAWSFTERGGTDVRRYRTSLVIGTSSMEWQDDTFLVRFDEETAPLPGRVSGTVRIHPLALAHESFVLDTHGRHRWAPIAPIARAEVDIRRPESTRWTGMAYVDSNFGSEPLEDGFTGWNWSRATTRRRTVVTYDSVRRDGTRDLIQHSFGADGRSEPLEPLALARAPRTLWGMERPVRVDPGTSPRLVRTLEDTPFYARSQLSGRYLGEQAHGVHEALSLDRFRTRVVQFMLPYRMRRVSP; from the coding sequence GTGCGCGAAGGCCGTGATCGAGGACCTCGGTTCGACGAGCCGATCGCGCGAAACGGTTATGGGTGGTGGTATCTAGACGCGCTCAGCGACGACGGCCGCAGCGGCGTCACCATCATCGGCCTGCTCGGGAGCGTCTTTTCGCCGTTTTATGCGGCCGCACGCAAGCGCGGCCTCGCCGACCCGCTCGCCCATTGCTCGATGAACGTCGCGCTTTATGGGCCGCAGCGTGATGCGTGGTCGTTCACCGAGCGCGGCGGGACCGACGTGCGCCGGTATCGCACGTCGCTCGTCATCGGCACGAGTTCGATGGAGTGGCAGGACGACACGTTCCTCGTCCGCTTCGACGAGGAGACAGCGCCGCTGCCCGGCCGCGTCTCCGGCACCGTGCGGATTCATCCGCTCGCGCTCGCCCACGAGTCGTTCGTCCTCGACACGCACGGCCGCCACCGCTGGGCCCCGATCGCGCCGATCGCCCGCGCCGAAGTCGACATCCGCCGTCCCGAGAGCACGCGCTGGACGGGCATGGCGTACGTCGACTCGAACTTCGGCAGCGAGCCGCTCGAAGACGGCTTCACCGGCTGGAACTGGAGCCGCGCCACCACGCGGCGCCGCACGGTCGTGACGTACGACTCGGTTCGTCGTGATGGAACCCGTGATCTCATCCAGCACAGCTTCGGCGCTGACGGACGGTCCGAGCCGCTCGAACCGCTCGCCCTCGCGCGCGCGCCGCGCACGCTGTGGGGGATGGAGCGGCCCGTGCGGGTCGATCCGGGCACGTCCCCGCGGCTCGTGCGCACGCTCGAAGACACGCCGTTTTACGCGCGCTCGCAGCTCTCGGGCCGTTACCTCGGCGAACAGGCGCACGGCGTGCACGAGGCGCTCTCGCTCGATCGGTTCCGGACCCGGGTGGTGCAGTTCATGCTGCCGTATCGGATGCGACGCGTCTCGCCATGA
- a CDS encoding polyprenyl synthetase family protein, which produces MDDTFRMDVSSRVERALRAALDPMYAPGAPPRLAAAVYHSVFPAGARIRPQLCLRVAMACGEDVPGLADGVAAAIELMHCASLVHDDLPCFDAALTRRGQPSTHRAFGEPLAVLAGDQLITLAFEILARASASAPLRLGKLVTTVGRGVGMPYGIIAGQGWESEPSIPATLYRRAKTGALFEAAAVGGAVAAGANTEEAEAWRGFGQRIGEAYQIADDMLDVLSSAASAGKPVGRDAALGRPNAASDLGLGASTHLFEQLVDAAILSIPDCPGREDLSRWATQVVERIRRRAHVAMSQGAQAEQPEV; this is translated from the coding sequence ATGGACGATACCTTTCGCATGGACGTCTCCAGTCGCGTCGAGCGCGCTCTGCGCGCTGCCCTCGATCCGATGTACGCCCCGGGCGCCCCGCCCCGCCTCGCGGCCGCCGTCTATCACTCGGTGTTCCCGGCAGGCGCGCGCATCCGGCCGCAGCTCTGCCTGCGCGTCGCCATGGCCTGCGGGGAAGACGTTCCGGGGCTCGCCGACGGGGTCGCCGCGGCCATCGAGCTCATGCATTGCGCGTCGCTCGTCCATGACGATCTGCCCTGCTTCGACGCCGCCCTGACCCGACGCGGACAACCTTCGACACACCGTGCCTTCGGAGAGCCGCTCGCCGTGCTCGCAGGCGATCAGCTCATCACGCTCGCCTTCGAGATCCTGGCCCGCGCGTCGGCCTCTGCGCCGCTGCGGCTGGGAAAACTCGTGACCACGGTCGGCCGCGGCGTGGGCATGCCGTACGGGATCATCGCGGGCCAGGGCTGGGAGAGCGAGCCGAGCATCCCGGCGACGCTCTACCGAAGGGCCAAGACGGGCGCACTTTTCGAGGCCGCTGCGGTGGGCGGCGCCGTCGCGGCCGGCGCCAATACGGAAGAGGCGGAGGCGTGGCGCGGGTTCGGCCAGCGGATCGGCGAGGCCTACCAGATCGCCGACGACATGCTGGACGTGCTCAGCAGCGCGGCGAGCGCAGGCAAACCCGTGGGCCGCGACGCAGCGCTCGGCCGCCCGAACGCAGCGTCCGACCTCGGGCTCGGCGCCTCGACGCACCTCTTCGAACAGCTCGTCGACGCCGCGATCCTGTCGATCCCGGACTGCCCCGGCCGCGAGGATCTCTCGCGCTGGGCCACGCAGGTGGTCGAACGCATCCGCCGCCGCGCCCACGTGGCCATGTCGCAAGGCGCGCAGGCCGAACAACCCGAGGTTTGA